The DNA segment GCCTGAACACAGGTTGGCTCCCAGTGAGAATGGATGGACAACACGTCGTGGCGCAGCCGGAGTGCGCGGCAGCGCAGCCTCGAGCATCGAGGCCCAGACGTCGCGCTGATTGGCCAGCGCTTCAATGACCGCAAGCAGCGCCGGCGAGTCAAGCTGGCGCTGATGCTGGACCAGGCACAGGCCACGGGTTTCAGGGTCCAGCGCCAACGCCCCGCGAAAACGCATGCGGCTGGCGGCCGACAGCTTCAAGGCACTGACCAGCCCGGCCTCGTCACCGCGCCACGCCGTAGCCAGAGGCGCAATGAACGCCAGCCCGCTGCCACAGCGGCGCACCCGCATCAGCTGCTCATCGACCTGCAAGGCGAGCTCAGCATCACCACCGTCCAGCCAGCGCTCGACAGTGGCAATCAGCTCAGCGGATTTCATTCAGGATCGCCTTGGCCAAGTTGTGCTTGACCACGATCTCCTGGTTAGCCGCCCAACTGGCGGTGGACGCCTGACGCATGGCCGAGTTGAAGGCATGCCAGTCATCAGGCGAGAAAGCATCCAGATTCAGCGCGGCTGTATCCAGGTCTTTCTGGGTATGTTCAAAGTTGGCATCCAGGCGACGCCGCAGTGCATCGGAAGACAGCATGGCAATACTCCTTGATCCGGGTAACTGGGCAGTGAGTGGCGCAAGACCGGGTTTGGTTCCATGCCCGGCCGATGACCGGTCAGCACAGCGCCCTGCTGACGGGTCAAGGCAGGACGTGTTGCACCAGGCTGTGCCAGTCCAGATTGAATTCGCCGCGCTCGGTGCGCAGGCTCAACGCATCGGCGGCCAGACGCGGATCGCCCTGCAGGCTCCAGCCCTCACGGCCGCCGTGCTGCAGGCAGGTCGCCAATTCCTCAAGCCGCTCGGGGTGACAATGCAGACGCGCCAAAGGCTCGTCCGGCTGGGCGCTGAGCAGATGCCCCAGCACCGCCTCGATCCGTTGCAGCGGCGGCTGCTCGTTCAATACCTGCTGCACAGCGGCGCTGACCAGTTCGCGAGCGACCTCCAGCATCGCGGCTTCGCGACGCTGATGCTGGTCGCGCAAGTCTTCAAGCAGTGCCAGGGATTGCTCGAGCACTTCGGCCCGCGCCTGCTCCTCGGCCTGACGGCCCAGCAGCAACGCTTCGCTGCGCGCCTGGTCGAGGATTTGCCGGGCCTGGGCCTGGGCCTGCTGCACCAGTTGTTCGGCCAGCCGACAGTCATC comes from the Pseudomonas sp. StFLB209 genome and includes:
- the sctL gene encoding type III secretion system stator protein SctL, encoding MLTRRTLTFPGDRHTVTGSLLPRELFDDCRLAEQLVQQAQAQARQILDQARSEALLLGRQAEEQARAEVLEQSLALLEDLRDQHQRREAAMLEVARELVSAAVQQVLNEQPPLQRIEAVLGHLLSAQPDEPLARLHCHPERLEELATCLQHGGREGWSLQGDPRLAADALSLRTERGEFNLDWHSLVQHVLP
- a CDS encoding serine kinase, with product MLSSDALRRRLDANFEHTQKDLDTAALNLDAFSPDDWHAFNSAMRQASTASWAANQEIVVKHNLAKAILNEIR
- a CDS encoding type III secretion system chaperone, with product MKSAELIATVERWLDGGDAELALQVDEQLMRVRRCGSGLAFIAPLATAWRGDEAGLVSALKLSAASRMRFRGALALDPETRGLCLVQHQRQLDSPALLAVIEALANQRDVWASMLEAALPRTPAAPRRVVHPFSLGANLCSGIG